One Desulfosalsimonas propionicica DNA window includes the following coding sequences:
- the thiM gene encoding hydroxyethylthiazole kinase — MENKTIELLGQIRTDAPLVHNITNFVVMNSSANILLALGASPVMAHSADEVGEMAAMAGALVLNIGTLDQCWLDAMICAGLAANEKGIPVVLDPVGAGATQFRTHAVEKIMSACRVSVVRGNVSEVLSLGSADVQTRGVESSLGLSDAVAADLKALAYSKRCIMAVSGKEDCITDGDRVFRVENGHHLMTRVTGTGCGLSAVTAAFCAVASERLLEATVAAFAFYGRCGELAAAAFDRPGSFYTAFLDCLYSAGEAEITRGLKITESAGVSPGAGGSG, encoded by the coding sequence ATGGAAAACAAAACCATTGAACTGCTCGGGCAGATCCGAACAGATGCGCCCCTGGTGCACAACATCACCAATTTTGTGGTGATGAATTCTTCGGCCAATATTTTGCTGGCCCTTGGCGCATCTCCGGTGATGGCCCACAGCGCCGACGAAGTCGGGGAAATGGCGGCCATGGCCGGGGCCCTGGTGTTAAATATCGGCACCCTGGATCAATGCTGGCTGGATGCCATGATTTGCGCTGGTCTGGCGGCAAACGAAAAGGGTATCCCGGTTGTGCTCGACCCGGTGGGGGCGGGCGCCACGCAATTTCGCACCCATGCTGTGGAAAAAATCATGTCTGCGTGCCGGGTTTCGGTGGTGCGGGGAAACGTCTCTGAGGTGCTCTCCCTTGGGTCCGCTGATGTGCAAACCCGGGGGGTGGAATCCTCTCTTGGCCTCTCAGATGCCGTTGCAGCGGATTTAAAGGCCCTGGCTTATTCAAAAAGATGTATTATGGCCGTATCGGGCAAAGAAGACTGCATCACCGACGGTGACCGGGTTTTCCGTGTGGAAAACGGCCATCACCTCATGACACGCGTCACGGGCACGGGATGCGGCTTGTCTGCGGTTACAGCGGCTTTTTGTGCGGTTGCATCGGAGCGGCTCCTTGAGGCGACAGTGGCGGCGTTTGCTTTTTACGGACGATGCGGGGAACTGGCTGCGGCAGCATTTGACCGGCCGGGCAGCTTTTATACCGCATTTCTTGATTGTCTTTATTCCGCCGGGGAAGCTGAAATCACCAGGGGGCTGAAAATCACAGAATCAGCGGGGGTTTCCCCCGGCGCAGGCGGTAGCGGTTAA
- a CDS encoding PGPGW domain-containing protein: protein MFEWFQTYETVFYWIAGGSLAAFAATLAIIPWLVLRIPADYFRGRKRNVICSDCNRSTPAWLLLRIIKNAAGAVFVLAGLVMLLTPGQGLLTIVIGLGLMNFPGKFRLERWLISRGPTLKIINRYRLRRGKPPLIL, encoded by the coding sequence ATGTTTGAGTGGTTCCAGACTTATGAGACGGTTTTTTACTGGATAGCAGGGGGTTCGCTGGCCGCGTTTGCAGCCACCCTGGCCATTATACCCTGGCTGGTGCTCCGGATTCCGGCGGATTACTTCCGCGGCCGGAAACGAAACGTCATCTGCAGTGACTGCAACCGTTCAACCCCGGCATGGCTCCTGCTACGGATCATAAAAAATGCAGCCGGCGCGGTGTTCGTTCTGGCCGGCCTCGTGATGCTGCTCACCCCGGGCCAGGGCCTGCTGACCATCGTCATCGGCCTCGGGCTGATGAATTTTCCCGGCAAGTTCAGGCTTGAAAGATGGCTGATCTCCCGGGGGCCCACCCTTAAAATCATTAACCGCTACCGCCTGCGCCGGGGGAAACCCCCGCTGATTCTGTGA
- a CDS encoding HAL/PAL/TAL family ammonia-lyase — translation MENTRNSQSHKLVINGSQISVQQIVEAARGQAEIEMDKSRKFAAHINASRNVLSRAMEQNRPVYGVTTGFGKCCGKRMISEVAEKNGLNLIRFHGCGTGEPFGETGTRAAMICRLICFSRGYSGVSLDLMEKIAELLNARITPVVPSEGSVGASGDLTPMSYVAAVLMGQRQVFYQGRQMPAKKALDQAGITPHRFLPKEPLAIMNGTAMMTGIAAMVVDRAGKLADAAACATALCIHAIGGNTHHYDQVISRVKPHPGQGSAAERIAGLLASDAPPENFTASGPETLQDPYSVRCAPQVIGVLTDALQWVTDWIHTEANSANDNPLFDPESGSVLMGGNFYGGHVAFAMDGLKSALASVADMADRQVALMVDANVNRGLPADLVRVEESEQPFHHGFKAMSITASALAAEALKETMPAASFSRSTESHNQDKVSMGTIAARDACRVCLLAEKTLAVCLLAGVQACEIRSRLDQRPHLSRVAAAIRQIAEPNTADRPMDADIANLSSAIANSELFHPQSTVMKEHG, via the coding sequence ATGGAAAACACACGCAACAGCCAAAGCCACAAGCTTGTCATCAACGGGTCGCAGATTTCAGTGCAGCAGATCGTTGAAGCCGCCCGGGGGCAGGCTGAAATCGAAATGGATAAAAGCCGGAAGTTTGCCGCACACATCAACGCCTCACGCAACGTCTTGTCCCGGGCCATGGAGCAGAACCGGCCCGTCTACGGGGTGACCACGGGATTTGGCAAATGCTGCGGCAAAAGGATGATATCCGAAGTGGCGGAAAAAAACGGATTGAACCTGATCCGTTTTCACGGATGCGGCACTGGCGAACCTTTTGGTGAGACCGGGACACGGGCGGCCATGATATGCCGGCTGATCTGCTTTTCCCGGGGATACTCCGGGGTGTCCCTTGATCTGATGGAAAAAATCGCCGAGCTGTTAAACGCGCGCATCACGCCGGTGGTGCCTTCTGAAGGCTCGGTGGGCGCCTCCGGGGATCTGACCCCCATGTCCTACGTGGCTGCCGTACTGATGGGACAGCGGCAGGTTTTTTACCAGGGCCGGCAGATGCCGGCCAAAAAGGCCCTGGACCAGGCCGGCATCACGCCTCATCGGTTTTTGCCCAAGGAACCCCTGGCCATCATGAACGGCACGGCCATGATGACAGGAATTGCGGCCATGGTTGTGGACCGGGCCGGAAAACTGGCGGATGCCGCGGCCTGCGCCACAGCCCTGTGCATCCATGCCATAGGCGGCAACACCCATCACTATGATCAGGTCATATCCAGGGTCAAGCCGCATCCCGGCCAGGGCTCGGCAGCAGAGCGGATCGCCGGACTGCTGGCCTCAGATGCCCCGCCGGAAAATTTTACCGCCTCAGGACCTGAAACCCTGCAGGATCCCTATTCGGTGCGCTGCGCCCCCCAGGTGATCGGTGTTCTCACAGACGCCCTGCAATGGGTGACAGACTGGATCCATACCGAGGCCAACAGCGCAAACGACAACCCCTTGTTTGATCCCGAATCGGGCAGCGTTCTTATGGGCGGCAATTTTTACGGCGGGCACGTGGCCTTTGCCATGGACGGGCTCAAAAGCGCCCTGGCCTCAGTGGCAGACATGGCCGACCGGCAGGTGGCCCTCATGGTGGATGCCAATGTCAACCGGGGCCTGCCCGCTGACCTGGTGCGGGTGGAGGAATCCGAGCAGCCCTTTCATCACGGATTCAAGGCCATGTCCATCACTGCATCGGCCCTTGCGGCAGAGGCGCTGAAAGAAACCATGCCGGCGGCCTCATTTTCCCGCTCAACTGAATCCCACAACCAGGATAAGGTCAGCATGGGCACCATTGCCGCCAGAGACGCCTGTCGCGTTTGCCTTCTGGCGGAAAAAACCCTTGCCGTATGCCTGCTTGCCGGAGTGCAGGCCTGTGAAATCCGCAGCCGCCTGGATCAGCGGCCGCACCTTTCCCGGGTTGCGGCCGCAATACGCCAAATCGCAGAACCCAACACCGCCGACCGGCCCATGGATGCTGATATCGCCAATCTGTCATCCGCCATTGCAAACTCGGAACTGTTTCATCCGCAATCCACGGTCATGAAAGAACATGGATAA
- a CDS encoding cytochrome c biogenesis CcdA family protein, producing the protein MFDQFLITVNQMMSGGLAVAGVGAFAWGMISVLFSPCHLASIPLIVAYVGGQQSAVNPKRAGWYAGAFSLGLFITIAAVGIICAMLGRMLGDVGIWLQVAVGGVLIWVALGMMGVQACTMSGGLLYRLNLRGIHGAFGLGLAYGILSGSCTFGFIAPILAIVTVQQEIFAGSVMMLLFALGHCLPIVFAGSSAAAVRRLTESAAWQGAGTWFRKGAGAVIGLLGVYFMAGPFTGVI; encoded by the coding sequence ATGTTCGACCAATTTCTGATCACCGTAAACCAGATGATGAGCGGCGGCCTGGCTGTTGCCGGAGTGGGCGCCTTTGCCTGGGGCATGATCAGCGTGCTGTTTTCTCCCTGTCACCTGGCCTCCATCCCCCTGATCGTGGCCTATGTAGGCGGCCAGCAGTCGGCTGTGAACCCGAAACGGGCAGGATGGTATGCCGGGGCATTTTCTTTGGGATTGTTTATCACCATTGCCGCAGTTGGTATTATCTGCGCCATGCTGGGACGCATGCTCGGCGATGTGGGCATATGGCTCCAGGTGGCCGTGGGTGGGGTTCTGATCTGGGTGGCCCTGGGCATGATGGGGGTGCAGGCATGCACCATGTCCGGCGGGCTGCTCTACCGGCTCAACCTCCGGGGCATCCACGGGGCCTTCGGTCTGGGCCTGGCCTACGGGATTTTGTCCGGATCATGCACGTTCGGCTTTATTGCCCCGATCCTGGCCATTGTTACCGTACAGCAGGAGATTTTTGCCGGATCCGTGATGATGCTGCTGTTTGCCCTGGGCCATTGCCTGCCCATTGTTTTTGCCGGAAGTTCGGCAGCTGCGGTGCGCAGGCTCACTGAAAGTGCCGCCTGGCAGGGAGCCGGAACATGGTTCCGCAAGGGCGCCGGTGCAGTCATTGGCCTGCTGGGCGTCTATTTTATGGCCGGCCCGTTTACCGGAGTCATATGA
- a CDS encoding FAD-binding oxidoreductase produces the protein MRKSQSFTPNWIDTPPEKGTFRSVFKWGAPDQTKHPGPGFYRAVREALELTDADFQQPAQTGEKPVAQDIAPGLSGEELSALEQIVGSENISTKTFDRLKFSSGKAMEDLLKLREGKLENLADVVVHPRNKNDVQGIVALCHEKKIPIYIYGGGSSVTLGLECVRGGVCLALGTHMNRVLEFNETNQTITVEPGLMGPDYEAALNNAPKRFGAAHRYTGGHFPQSFEHSSVGGWVVTLGAGQASSYYGDAYDLVISQEYVTPAGTFSTRPFPATATGPKVNDIMKGSEGCFGVLVGVTMKVFRHFPQNGQPFAYMLPNWETAVASVREICQGEFGMPSILRISDPEETDMAMKMFGIAGSHLDRLMTLRRQRPGRRCLLIGQADGQRHFAAQVKKNIKKICRSHGGLYLTAYPMNKWMHGRFGDPYMREDLNDYGIIIDTLETSVTWDKLHHLYQGVRSYIKGHPRTICMTHASHFYPQGTNLYFIFICRAMPTEDFLAFQRAIIDRIEQHGGSLSHHHGVGKMMGPWMERHLGSEQMAVLRAIKNHFDPCHIMNPGGTLGLNA, from the coding sequence ATGCGCAAAAGCCAATCATTTACACCCAACTGGATCGACACCCCGCCGGAAAAAGGCACGTTCCGGTCTGTTTTCAAATGGGGGGCGCCGGATCAGACCAAGCACCCCGGCCCGGGCTTTTACCGGGCCGTCAGGGAAGCCCTGGAACTGACCGATGCTGATTTTCAGCAGCCGGCCCAAACCGGGGAAAAACCGGTTGCGCAAGACATTGCCCCGGGGCTGTCAGGCGAGGAGCTGTCCGCCCTGGAGCAGATCGTGGGTTCGGAAAATATCTCCACCAAAACCTTTGACCGCCTGAAATTCTCCTCGGGCAAGGCCATGGAAGACCTTCTCAAACTGCGGGAAGGCAAACTCGAAAACCTGGCCGACGTGGTGGTCCACCCCCGAAATAAAAACGATGTACAGGGCATCGTGGCCCTGTGCCACGAAAAAAAGATTCCCATTTATATATACGGGGGCGGCAGCTCCGTGACCCTGGGACTGGAATGCGTGCGCGGCGGTGTCTGCCTGGCCCTGGGAACCCACATGAACCGGGTGCTGGAGTTTAACGAAACCAACCAGACCATCACCGTGGAGCCGGGCCTGATGGGGCCGGACTATGAAGCGGCCTTAAACAACGCCCCGAAGCGCTTTGGCGCGGCCCATCGCTACACCGGCGGCCATTTTCCCCAATCCTTTGAACACTCCTCTGTGGGCGGCTGGGTGGTCACCCTGGGTGCCGGGCAGGCATCTTCTTACTACGGCGACGCCTATGACCTGGTCATCAGCCAGGAGTACGTCACCCCGGCCGGGACCTTTTCCACCCGTCCCTTTCCGGCCACCGCCACCGGCCCCAAGGTCAACGATATCATGAAGGGCAGCGAAGGCTGTTTTGGTGTGCTGGTGGGGGTGACCATGAAAGTCTTTCGCCATTTTCCGCAAAACGGGCAGCCCTTTGCCTATATGCTGCCGAACTGGGAAACAGCCGTGGCATCGGTTCGGGAAATCTGCCAAGGGGAGTTTGGCATGCCTTCGATTCTGCGCATTTCCGACCCGGAAGAAACCGACATGGCCATGAAAATGTTCGGTATTGCCGGATCACACCTGGACCGGCTGATGACCTTGCGCCGCCAACGCCCGGGCCGCCGGTGCCTGCTCATCGGCCAGGCCGACGGCCAGAGGCATTTCGCAGCCCAGGTGAAAAAAAACATCAAAAAAATCTGCCGCTCCCACGGCGGCCTGTACCTCACCGCTTACCCCATGAACAAGTGGATGCACGGCCGCTTCGGCGATCCCTACATGCGCGAGGACCTCAACGATTACGGCATCATTATCGACACCCTGGAGACCTCGGTTACCTGGGACAAACTGCACCATCTGTACCAGGGCGTGCGCTCTTATATCAAGGGTCATCCCCGGACCATCTGCATGACCCATGCCTCCCATTTTTATCCCCAGGGCACCAACCTGTACTTTATCTTTATTTGCCGGGCCATGCCCACAGAAGATTTCCTGGCCTTTCAGCGGGCAATCATCGACCGGATCGAGCAGCACGGCGGATCTCTGAGCCACCATCACGGGGTGGGTAAAATGATGGGTCCCTGGATGGAGCGCCACCTGGGCTCAGAGCAAATGGCTGTTTTGCGGGCCATCAAAAACCATTTTGATCCCTGTCACATCATGAACCCGGGCGGCACTTTGGGATTGAATGCATAA
- a CDS encoding glycerol-3-phosphate dehydrogenase/oxidase — MKPLEADSNWDLIVIGGGVTGAGIFSEAVRMGLQVLLLEKHDFAWGTSSRSSKMVHGGLRYLKEGKPLLTRASVKERQRLLAEAPGLVDPLGFLLPVFTDFGPSKTIMALGLTVYSLMATEKQHQAYDAAEISARIPGLRQKNLSGGFYFRDAQTDDARLVLRLINEAAAAGGTAKNYTAAEKIIRDQKGRVAAVAVRDAETGRSAELHTKAVINATGAWAETLHPSPRHGLHLRPLRGSHLIFPRTAFPADHVVSFMHPADKRPVFMFPWEGVAILGTTDVDHAGGLDTDPAITAAEADYLMEGMDFIMPELPLAKADAFASIAGVRPVLSRGKADPSHESREHVVWENQGLVTVTGGKLTTFRLLARDALKAAADNLPQCALPPDRDPVFTPPAQRPGLKNLLTPATRQRLYGRYGRQADIILDFCRQHTPAVIPKTNILWAEISFAAAHEQVHHLTDLLLRRVRLGLLAPEGGRRHLDAIGDLCRPALGWDKHRWEKEKTDYLETWRRYYGPPER; from the coding sequence ATGAAGCCACTGGAAGCAGACAGCAACTGGGATCTGATCGTCATCGGCGGCGGGGTCACCGGCGCCGGCATTTTCAGTGAAGCCGTCCGCATGGGCCTTCAGGTGCTGCTGCTGGAAAAACACGACTTTGCCTGGGGAACCTCCAGCCGGTCGTCCAAGATGGTCCACGGCGGCCTGCGCTACCTGAAAGAAGGCAAACCCCTGCTGACCCGCGCCTCAGTCAAAGAACGCCAGCGGCTGCTGGCCGAAGCCCCGGGCCTGGTCGATCCCCTGGGATTTCTTCTGCCGGTATTCACAGACTTCGGCCCGTCCAAAACGATCATGGCATTAGGTCTGACCGTATACAGCCTGATGGCCACAGAAAAACAGCACCAGGCCTATGATGCAGCCGAGATCAGCGCCCGCATTCCCGGTCTTCGCCAAAAAAATCTCAGCGGCGGGTTTTATTTCAGGGACGCCCAGACAGACGATGCCCGGCTGGTGCTGCGGCTGATCAATGAAGCCGCGGCCGCAGGAGGCACTGCCAAAAACTACACTGCGGCTGAAAAAATCATCCGGGATCAAAAGGGCCGGGTTGCAGCCGTGGCCGTTCGGGACGCGGAAACCGGCCGGAGCGCCGAACTGCACACCAAAGCCGTTATCAACGCCACCGGCGCATGGGCCGAAACCCTGCACCCATCTCCCCGGCATGGACTGCACCTGCGGCCCCTGCGCGGCAGCCACCTGATTTTTCCCCGCACGGCTTTTCCCGCAGACCATGTGGTCAGTTTCATGCATCCGGCTGACAAGCGGCCGGTCTTCATGTTTCCCTGGGAAGGGGTGGCCATCCTCGGCACCACAGACGTGGATCATGCCGGCGGCCTGGATACTGATCCGGCCATCACCGCTGCCGAGGCCGATTACCTCATGGAGGGCATGGATTTTATCATGCCGGAACTGCCCCTTGCCAAGGCTGATGCTTTTGCTTCCATTGCCGGGGTGCGGCCGGTGCTCAGCCGCGGCAAAGCCGATCCGTCCCATGAATCCCGTGAGCACGTGGTCTGGGAAAACCAGGGCCTGGTCACTGTTACCGGCGGCAAGCTCACCACATTTCGCCTGCTGGCCCGGGACGCGCTCAAAGCGGCAGCGGACAATCTGCCCCAATGCGCCCTGCCCCCGGACCGGGATCCGGTTTTTACCCCTCCGGCCCAACGCCCGGGCCTGAAAAATTTACTGACGCCGGCCACCCGGCAGCGGCTTTATGGCCGCTACGGCCGTCAGGCAGATATCATCTTGGATTTCTGCCGTCAACACACCCCTGCAGTCATTCCAAAGACCAATATTTTGTGGGCAGAAATATCCTTTGCCGCAGCCCATGAGCAGGTACACCACTTAACCGACCTGCTGCTGCGCCGGGTGCGGCTGGGACTGCTGGCCCCGGAAGGCGGCCGCCGGCACCTGGATGCCATCGGCGATCTGTGCCGGCCGGCCCTGGGATGGGACAAGCACCGCTGGGAAAAAGAGAAAACCGATTACCTGGAAACCTGGCGACGATACTATGGACCGCCGGAAAGATAA
- a CDS encoding sulfite exporter TauE/SafE family protein: MFFQTAGIEVSPWIPPIVAFVISFFTSMGGVSGAFLLLPFQMTFLGYTTPSVSATNQLFNVVAIPSGVYRYFREGRMVWPLTAIVIAGTLPGVFIGAIVRVAWLPDSRHFKLFAALVLLYIGAKMVRELLGRNAGRGAQADSEKRFQEMVRRHRSKAGRVQAADKSDIKPIQVTHFNLKRLGYTFYDQSFDVSFWGIFSLSLIVGVVGGIYGIGGGSIIAPFFVTFFGLPVYTVAGAALMGTFVTSVAGVVFYQAIAPFYPAMSVAPDWMLGLLFGAGGMAGMYLGARCQKFVPAAKIKWMLAVILVFTALKYVANFFGY; encoded by the coding sequence GTGTTTTTCCAGACCGCCGGGATCGAGGTTTCCCCATGGATCCCCCCCATTGTAGCGTTTGTGATCTCTTTTTTTACATCCATGGGGGGAGTCTCGGGCGCCTTTCTGCTGCTGCCCTTCCAAATGACGTTTCTTGGCTACACCACCCCATCGGTTAGCGCGACAAACCAACTTTTCAACGTCGTGGCCATTCCCAGCGGAGTGTACCGTTATTTCCGGGAAGGCCGCATGGTATGGCCCCTCACCGCAATTGTAATTGCAGGCACCCTTCCCGGCGTTTTTATCGGTGCAATCGTGCGCGTGGCCTGGCTGCCGGACTCACGCCATTTCAAGCTCTTTGCCGCACTCGTGCTTCTGTATATCGGGGCAAAAATGGTTCGGGAGCTTCTGGGCAGGAATGCCGGCCGGGGAGCCCAGGCCGACAGTGAAAAACGCTTCCAGGAGATGGTAAGGCGCCACAGATCAAAGGCCGGCAGAGTGCAAGCAGCCGACAAAAGCGACATAAAACCAATCCAGGTGACCCATTTCAACCTCAAGCGCCTGGGCTATACCTTTTATGACCAATCATTTGATGTCTCGTTCTGGGGCATTTTTAGCCTGAGTTTGATTGTAGGCGTCGTGGGAGGCATTTACGGCATCGGCGGGGGATCCATTATCGCCCCGTTTTTTGTAACTTTTTTCGGCCTGCCGGTCTACACCGTGGCGGGCGCTGCACTGATGGGCACCTTTGTGACCTCTGTTGCCGGCGTTGTCTTCTACCAGGCCATCGCCCCGTTTTACCCGGCCATGTCCGTGGCGCCTGACTGGATGCTGGGCCTTTTGTTCGGTGCCGGGGGTATGGCCGGCATGTACCTGGGCGCCAGATGCCAGAAATTCGTGCCGGCTGCAAAGATCAAGTGGATGCTGGCGGTTATTCTCGTATTTACTGCCCTGAAATATGTCGCCAATTTTTTCGGCTATTAA
- a CDS encoding TolC family protein, whose protein sequence is MRCCLIACVVSVAFAVCFGLPDSAFAGSSSGVLSLEQAIQKAMSVNPDIIAFKKEIERAKARQKQAGLYPNPNLAFELDGFGGSGPFSGTENAQRTVSLEQDILLGGKIKKRRQMAAEQIETIRWKMKSLEQDVRQGVTKAFVEVAGAQRALDLQQDLVDLSGRVYDTVLQKADAGKVSPVEALKAEIELKNNRQALQLLKRRLERARKNLGFFWGTAEPDFRKVRSRLDRRPDLPALAVLEAGFEKNPDIVRFAAEQKLQKARYNFERARRIPDLSVSGGYRQIPETDDTAFIAEITIPLNIFDRNQGNIEGARQAMAQVSDRRAATLNRLRQQLNAAFQDALAAEDEILSLEKDIIPATRKVFSAKKQGYQNGKFPFLELLDAQRVLFESQQRYNDALVAYHLAMAEIERLTGNSIE, encoded by the coding sequence ATGCGTTGTTGTCTGATTGCGTGTGTTGTATCCGTGGCTTTTGCCGTCTGTTTTGGATTGCCGGATTCGGCGTTTGCCGGATCCTCTTCCGGTGTCCTTTCCCTGGAGCAGGCGATACAAAAAGCCATGTCGGTCAATCCCGACATTATTGCCTTTAAAAAGGAAATTGAGCGGGCCAAAGCCCGTCAAAAACAAGCCGGACTTTACCCGAATCCGAACCTGGCTTTTGAGCTGGACGGCTTTGGGGGAAGCGGCCCGTTTTCCGGTACGGAAAATGCCCAACGAACGGTTTCCCTGGAGCAGGACATTCTGCTGGGCGGGAAAATCAAAAAACGCCGCCAAATGGCTGCCGAACAAATTGAAACCATTCGGTGGAAGATGAAAAGCCTGGAGCAGGATGTCCGGCAAGGGGTGACAAAGGCCTTTGTCGAAGTGGCCGGCGCCCAGCGGGCGCTGGATCTGCAGCAGGATCTGGTCGATTTGTCCGGGCGGGTGTATGACACGGTTCTGCAAAAGGCGGATGCGGGCAAGGTGTCGCCCGTAGAGGCGCTCAAAGCTGAAATCGAATTGAAAAACAACCGCCAGGCCCTGCAGCTCCTGAAGCGGCGATTGGAGCGGGCGAGAAAAAACCTGGGGTTTTTCTGGGGCACTGCCGAACCGGATTTCAGGAAAGTTAGAAGCCGCCTTGACCGCAGGCCCGATCTGCCGGCGCTTGCGGTACTGGAAGCCGGTTTTGAAAAAAATCCCGATATTGTGCGTTTTGCGGCGGAACAAAAACTTCAAAAAGCCAGATACAATTTTGAACGGGCCCGGCGCATTCCGGATTTGTCTGTATCCGGCGGCTACCGCCAAATACCCGAGACCGACGACACGGCTTTTATCGCTGAGATTACCATCCCCTTGAATATCTTTGACCGCAACCAGGGCAATATCGAAGGGGCCCGTCAGGCAATGGCCCAGGTTTCCGACCGTCGCGCTGCTACGCTCAACCGTCTGCGCCAACAGCTCAATGCCGCATTCCAGGATGCGCTGGCCGCCGAAGATGAGATTTTGTCCCTTGAAAAAGACATCATTCCCGCCACCCGCAAGGTATTTTCCGCAAAAAAGCAAGGCTATCAAAACGGCAAATTTCCATTTCTGGAACTGCTCGACGCCCAGCGGGTGCTTTTTGAAAGTCAGCAGCGATACAACGACGCCCTGGTCGCTTATCACCTGGCCATGGCAGAGATTGAACGGCTGACCGGAAATTCGATTGAGTAA
- a CDS encoding efflux RND transporter periplasmic adaptor subunit, which yields MNHKGKRYYTTPLVAMAVALTIGCAVLVPPGLYAGDARAQAQNAYEHAEDIQPEDGHSENESGEEEGVHMSAAQIEEFGIQTAPAGPGEIHIQTELPGEIVSDPDRMAHVVSRVPGFTREVLKKAGDAVAAGEVLAVIDSRELADVKSEYLTARKRLDLARAGFEREKRLWNQKITSEQEFLDAKTAMAEADIQLYSAKQKLLALGFDAQYVAGLSDQRKESLTRYNITAPTGGIVTDRNLSVGEVVDSQSDVFVVADLSRVWVNLTVYQKDLGAVAKGQPVTIVADKINARAEGRIDYVSPVVDEATRTATARVILDNSDGRWRPGLFVTGKVDMKSTPADIMVPKSAIQAIDEKPVVFVRTGNGFAPAHVEIGKRNTTHVEIAAGIAPNTHIVVTHTFMLKSELKKESIGGHNH from the coding sequence ATGAATCATAAAGGTAAACGCTATTATACGACCCCATTGGTTGCAATGGCAGTGGCGCTGACCATAGGGTGTGCCGTACTGGTTCCGCCGGGTCTGTACGCCGGCGATGCCCGGGCGCAGGCCCAAAACGCCTATGAACATGCTGAAGATATCCAGCCCGAAGACGGGCATTCGGAAAACGAAAGCGGCGAAGAAGAAGGGGTCCACATGAGCGCCGCGCAAATCGAAGAATTCGGAATTCAGACGGCCCCTGCCGGCCCGGGAGAGATCCATATCCAGACTGAACTGCCCGGTGAAATCGTCTCTGACCCGGACCGGATGGCCCATGTCGTGTCCCGGGTGCCGGGCTTTACCCGGGAAGTGCTGAAAAAAGCGGGTGATGCGGTCGCTGCCGGGGAAGTACTGGCCGTAATCGACAGCCGGGAACTGGCGGATGTGAAATCCGAATACCTGACGGCGCGCAAACGGTTGGATTTGGCCCGTGCCGGATTTGAGCGGGAAAAACGGCTCTGGAATCAAAAAATTACCTCCGAGCAGGAATTTCTGGATGCCAAAACCGCCATGGCAGAAGCCGACATTCAACTCTACAGCGCCAAACAGAAGCTTTTGGCCCTGGGATTTGACGCGCAATATGTGGCCGGTCTGTCGGACCAGCGCAAGGAAAGCCTGACCCGATACAACATCACTGCGCCCACCGGCGGTATTGTCACGGACAGAAATCTTTCCGTGGGGGAAGTCGTCGACTCCCAATCCGATGTGTTCGTGGTGGCTGATCTCTCCCGGGTATGGGTGAACCTGACCGTTTACCAGAAGGATTTGGGCGCTGTTGCCAAAGGGCAGCCGGTGACGATCGTTGCCGACAAGATCAACGCCCGGGCCGAAGGCAGAATCGATTACGTCAGTCCGGTGGTCGACGAGGCCACCCGGACGGCCACCGCCCGGGTGATATTGGACAATTCAGACGGCCGCTGGCGGCCCGGGCTTTTTGTCACCGGCAAAGTCGATATGAAATCGACCCCTGCCGATATCATGGTGCCCAAGTCGGCCATTCAGGCCATCGATGAAAAGCCGGTCGTATTTGTCAGAACGGGCAATGGGTTTGCCCCCGCGCATGTAGAGATCGGAAAGCGCAATACCACGCATGTGGAAATTGCTGCCGGGATTGCACCGAATACGCATATTGTCGTGACCCATACGTTTATGCTCAAGTCGGAGCTGAAAAAGGAATCCATCGGCGGACATAATCATTAA